The Streptomyces sp. BHT-5-2 genomic interval AGCGGCCCGATGTCGACGTCGACGCCCTGCTGGAGAAGCTGGGCCCGTCCGCCAATCTGGTCGGGCCCACGGTGCGCAACAGCACCAACCCCACGATGCTGGCGGCCGGTTACAAGGTCAACGTGATCCCCGGGTCCGCCGTCGCCCATGTGGACGGCAGGGTCGTCCCCGGCGCCGAGGCGGAGTTCCGGTCGACCCTGGACGAGCTGACGGGGCCTCATGTCGCCTGGGACCACGAGCACCGGGAGGTCGCGCTGGAGGCCCCCGTCGACTCCCCGTCGTTCGCCGCGATGCGGGCCGCGATCGAGCGCTTCGACCCGGACGGCCACACCGTCCCGTACTGCATGTCCGGGGGCACGGATGCCAAGCAGTTCTCCCGGCTGGGCATCGTCGGCTACGGCTTCTCCCCGCTGAAGCTGCCCGAGGGGTTCGACTACCAGGCGCTCTTCCACGGCGTGGACGAGCGGGTGCCGGTGGAGGGCCTGCACTTCGGCGTGCGGGTGCTCGACCACTTCCTGCGGAACGTGCCGGGGCGCGGACGGCGCGCCGCGGGCTGACGGTGGGCGCGCGGCCGACCGGTCGGCCGCAGCACACCGGCCGGCCCGGGCGTCCCGGAAGGACCCGCGCCGGAGGCGTCCGAAGACCCGCTGACCACCGCCGTTCCAACGCCTTCTTCGTCCGCGTTTTCCGACGGACGACCGTGAACTGACGTCCTATCACCGGCGCGTGTCAAGAGCGTTGACATGTCCGTTACTCGTGTCACAACATGATCCGTTACCGACTGGTTGGTGCGAAGTGTCCTTGTGGAGGTCTGCGTGCCCAGCGTGTCCCGAGCCGCATCCCGTCCCGTGATCCGCATGTCCCTCGCCCTGCTGGCCGGCACCGCCCTGACCGCCCCCCTCGTCCTCAGCGCCTCCGCCGCCGCCACGGACGGCGCCGATCCGTACACGGTCACCGCGCTGAAGGCGACAGTACGGGCCGGCTCGTACAACTGCACCGTGGACGCCGACCTCTACCGCCCGCGGGGCGTCGACGCCGCGCACCCGGCGCCCGCCGTGCTGACCACCAACGGCTTCGGCGGCAGCAAGGCGGACGGCTCGACCGACGCCATCGCCCGGACGTTCGCCGACCGCGGCTATGTCGCGCTCGCCTACTCCGGCCTGGGCTTCGGCAAGACCGGCTGTCCCATCTCGCTCGACGACCCCGGGATCGACGGACGGGCGACGAGCCGGCTGATCGACCTGCTCGCCGGGACACGCGCCGCCGACGACGGCACCCGGGTCGACTTCGTCGCCGAGGACGGGCCCGGCGACCCCAGCGTCGGCATGATCGGCGGGTCCTACGGCGGGGCGATCCAGATGGCCACCGCCTCGGTCGACCACCGCGTCGACGCACTGGTCCCACTGATCACCTGGAACGACCTCTTCTACGCCGTCACCCCGAACAACGCCGACCGTTCGCACGGCGCCGGCGGCTCCCTCCCGGGGGCGTACAAGCACGAGTGGACGAACGGGTTCTTCCTCATCGGCGAGGCACAGGGGCTGCTGCACCCCGGCCTGGACCCGTCGCGGCTCGGTGGCGCCGGTTGTCTGCACTTCGTCGCACCGGCCTGCCGCATAAAGCGCCTGCTGGACTCCCGCAGTTACCCGGCCGACGAGACGGGGGCGATGCTCCGGTACGCCCGGAGCGTCTCGCCGGTGTCCTATCTGAAGTCCGTGAAGGCGCCCACCCTGCTCGTCCAGGGCCAGGCCGACACCCTCTTCAACCTCAACGAGGCCGCGGCCACCTACCGCACGCTCGCCGCCCAGGGCACACCGGTCAGGATGATCTGGCAGTCCTGGGGGCACAGCGGCGGGATGAAGAACCCGGCGCCGGGCGAACTCGACCTGGCCAAGGGAAACTTGGAGAGCAGCTATGTGGGGCGGCGGATCCTCGCCTGGTTCGACCGCTATCTGCGACACCGCACGTCAGCCGCCACCGGACCGGCCTTCGCCTACTACCGGGACTGGGTCACCAGCGGCCCCGCCTACGCCACCTCGTCCACCTTCCCCGCCGCCGGCACCCGCCGGCTCTACCTCTCCGGGGACGGCACGCTCGTCGACGAGCGCGCCGGTGTGACCCGCGGCAGCCGTACGTACCGCAATCTGCGGCTGCCCACCAGCCACTCGGAGAGCTCGCTGGCCGGCCTGGTCGGGCTGCCCGACCCGGAGCCGTACGACATCCGGGGCACCTATCTCGACTGGACCTCGGCGCCGGTGGCGGGCGGACCGCTGGACGTGGTGGGCGCGCCCACGGTGACCCTGAAGGTCTCCTCACCGCAGGCCGAGCAGGACCAGCACTCCTCGGACGCGGCCGACAGGCTGGTGCTCTTCGCCAAGCTCTACGACGTCGCGCCGGACGGGGACAAGACACTGGTGCACCGGCTGGTGGCCCCGGCCAGGGTGCCCGATGTGACCCGTCCGTTCACCGTGGAACTCCCGGGCATCGTGCACCGCTTCGAGCCGGGGCACCGGCTGCGGCTGGTGATCGCCGCGAGCGACTCCGCCTACGCGGGAAATCGCGGGGTGAAGCGGGTGACGGTCACCAGCGCGCCCGAGGACACCGGGATCCTCGAACTCCCCGTCACCCAGGGCGCCGTGCCCTAGGCCGTGTGCGAAACGAGGTCGCGGGGACTGTCGGACGGGGGTGAGTCGGAGGCGCCTCGTGGCGGACGACGGGCTTTGCCGTAAGGCATCGCGACGCGGCGGGCCTGCCTACGTCACGCCCGAGTCGGTGACACGACGAGGCGATCGCCGGACAGTAGCGTGCCTGCTTGCTTGATGTGCCGTAGGACAGGCGAGACTTCCATGCTCTGCAGGCCGGGCAGAGCCCCGATGCGTTCCGACGTGAATTCGAAGAGTTCGTCGAGGTTCCGGCAGTGGGCGACGGCATGGAGGTTGTAGGGGCCGGAGATGGCCGCGGCGAAGGCGATCTCCGGTTCTCGTGCCAGCGAGCGTCCCACGCTCTTCACTTTTGACGGATGTACTCGCAGCCACAGGTTGGCCCGCGCGTGATAGCCCAGGGCTGCGGGGGCGATCTCGACGTCGATGTGGACGACGCGTTGTTGCAGCAGGACCTGGAGCCGGCGGGATACGCGGCCGGGTGTGGAGTCCGCCGCCGTGGCGAGGTCGACGAGACTGGCCCGGCCGTCGGCGGCGAGCGCGTCGAGAATCCTCTCGTCCTCGGCGCTGAGGTGTACCGGGTCGTCAGCGACGACCGGAGACTCCGTGAACGGGGGGCTGTCGCTCCCGAGCATGGCTTCCTGCTCCGGGGACAGTGCGCCATGGAGTGCGGCCCAGTAGTGGCCGCGGCCTCCCATGAACTGGCGGAGCATGGCGAAGGCGCTGATGTCGAGCACCGCCGCGGTGCGCGGAAGCCGTTGGCCGAGCAGTTCTTCCCGCTGCGCCGGATCCCGCGACTGAGTCGCACACGTGACTTCGGAGCCGGCTGCGCCGAGGGCCACCCAGTTGACGTCGTCCCGCTTGGCGAGCGCGCCCGCGATCGCCGCGACGCTGCCGGGCCGGCAGCGCAGTCGTACCAGCCATCTGCTCTGGCCCAACGCTCCCGGGTTGACCACGCCGGCGACGCGGATGACGCCGTCGGCGTGCAGGCGTCGATAGCGGCGGTTGACGGTGCCCTCGGTGAGGCCGAGCGCGGCTGCCATCGAGGCGAAGGAGGCTCTCGGGGCGACTTGCAGCGCACGAATGATTCGCACATCGTCGGGCTGGATCGCGAGGGATTGAGACATGGACACACCTCCTGTAGCCGGAATCCTACAAATTGACCTGCTGGGACCGCAGCTGCGGCAGCCCGGCCAGCAGACTTGCTCCGTCCCGATGAAGAGCCACAACAGTGCGCACCCCGGTGTCGCCCCGCGGCGGTCCGGGCCGAGGGCGCACGAAGCGTGCTCGCAATGCAAAGGAACGGAGATGACGCGTATGTCATTGGATGTCACAGGGCAGCGCACGCCGACCGCCCTCATCGTCGGGGCCTCGCGCGGCCTCGGACACGCGATGGCGGCCGAGTTCCTCGGCCGAGGCTGGGATGTCGTCGGCACGGTCCGCGACACCTCTGCGCGAACCCCCCTGCACGATCTCGCCGACCGGGCCGAGGGCCGCGTCGCCGTCGAGCATCTCGACGTCAACGAGCCCGACCACCTTGCGCCTCTGCACGAGCGGCTTGCGGAGCGTCAGCTCGACCTGCTCTTCGTCAACGCCGGTACCACGAACAATGAGTGGACACCGATCGGCACGGTGGCGACAGAGGATTTCGTCGAGGTGATGATCACCAACGCGCTCGGCCCCATGCGCGTCATCGAGGCGCTCGAAGACCTGGTGTCCCCCACGGGCCTCATCGGAGCGATGTCGTCCGGGCAGGGCAGCATCACGAACAACACGACCGCAGGCCGTGAGGTCTACCGGGGAAGCAAAGCGGCCCTGAACATGTTCATGCGCAGTTTCGCGGTCCGTCAGGCCGCTACGCAGCGCGGCTTCGCCCTGCTGGCACCGGGCTGGATCCGCACCGCGCTCGGGGGGCCGGACGCGCCGTTCACCGTCGAGGAGAGCGTCCCGCTGCTGGTGGACGTTCTGCTGTCCCAACTGGGCACGCCTGGCCTGGCATATCTGGACCGCTCGGGCCGGACCGTGCCCTGGTGAGCCCCGCCGAGCACCCCTTGCGGACAGTCCGACGACCGGCAGCCACCGTAAGCGGCCCCATCATTCCAAACGCCTCGTCACCCGCGTCTGACGTGGCCGCCATGCAGGAGACCGCAAAGGACGACGACCATGCCTCTCATC includes:
- a CDS encoding CocE/NonD family hydrolase, encoding MSLALLAGTALTAPLVLSASAAATDGADPYTVTALKATVRAGSYNCTVDADLYRPRGVDAAHPAPAVLTTNGFGGSKADGSTDAIARTFADRGYVALAYSGLGFGKTGCPISLDDPGIDGRATSRLIDLLAGTRAADDGTRVDFVAEDGPGDPSVGMIGGSYGGAIQMATASVDHRVDALVPLITWNDLFYAVTPNNADRSHGAGGSLPGAYKHEWTNGFFLIGEAQGLLHPGLDPSRLGGAGCLHFVAPACRIKRLLDSRSYPADETGAMLRYARSVSPVSYLKSVKAPTLLVQGQADTLFNLNEAAATYRTLAAQGTPVRMIWQSWGHSGGMKNPAPGELDLAKGNLESSYVGRRILAWFDRYLRHRTSAATGPAFAYYRDWVTSGPAYATSSTFPAAGTRRLYLSGDGTLVDERAGVTRGSRTYRNLRLPTSHSESSLAGLVGLPDPEPYDIRGTYLDWTSAPVAGGPLDVVGAPTVTLKVSSPQAEQDQHSSDAADRLVLFAKLYDVAPDGDKTLVHRLVAPARVPDVTRPFTVELPGIVHRFEPGHRLRLVIAASDSAYAGNRGVKRVTVTSAPEDTGILELPVTQGAVP
- a CDS encoding Lrp/AsnC family transcriptional regulator, whose amino-acid sequence is MSQSLAIQPDDVRIIRALQVAPRASFASMAAALGLTEGTVNRRYRRLHADGVIRVAGVVNPGALGQSRWLVRLRCRPGSVAAIAGALAKRDDVNWVALGAAGSEVTCATQSRDPAQREELLGQRLPRTAAVLDISAFAMLRQFMGGRGHYWAALHGALSPEQEAMLGSDSPPFTESPVVADDPVHLSAEDERILDALAADGRASLVDLATAADSTPGRVSRRLQVLLQQRVVHIDVEIAPAALGYHARANLWLRVHPSKVKSVGRSLAREPEIAFAAAISGPYNLHAVAHCRNLDELFEFTSERIGALPGLQSMEVSPVLRHIKQAGTLLSGDRLVVSPTRA
- a CDS encoding SDR family oxidoreductase, which produces MSLDVTGQRTPTALIVGASRGLGHAMAAEFLGRGWDVVGTVRDTSARTPLHDLADRAEGRVAVEHLDVNEPDHLAPLHERLAERQLDLLFVNAGTTNNEWTPIGTVATEDFVEVMITNALGPMRVIEALEDLVSPTGLIGAMSSGQGSITNNTTAGREVYRGSKAALNMFMRSFAVRQAATQRGFALLAPGWIRTALGGPDAPFTVEESVPLLVDVLLSQLGTPGLAYLDRSGRTVPW